CGGGAACGCGCACACGCACGGGGGCGGCACGGAAGGCGGGACCGGCCATCTTGCGATGACTCTCCTTGAGCTGCGGGGCTGTCGAATGAGATGCGCTACGTACATGAGGACCCTGCCGCCGCTAAGGCGACGCGGCACCGCGGCATATGCGGCGGGCGGGTTCAGTACAGCCTATCGAAGGAAGGTTCTGCGGCGACATAGGGCGCACAGGAGGCGCACGATGCGTGTCGTAAGCCCCCTGTGCACCCCCGGTGGGGAAGTCCCCGGCGAGGGTCGCGTCGACTCACGTCAGGCCGCCGCCGCGCCTTCCGTCGAGCCCTCCGCCGGGTCACCGCCGGTTGGGTGTCGCCGGCGGCCGTCCGGCGGGTCGTCCGGCGGGTCGTCCGGCGGAAGGTCCGGCGGAAGGTCCGGCTGACGTCTCCGGTGGGCCGTCCGGTGGAACCGGGTGTTCCCGATGGAATCGAGTGTTCCGGTGGAGGCCCGTGTTCCGGTGAAGCCGCTGTTGCGGCTCCGGCTCCGGAGCGCCGGTGTTCCCGGGTGGGCTCGTCCGCCTCGACCGCCGTCGACCGCTGTCGAGTGCCGTCGAGCGCCGTCGCCCGCCCGGGCCCCCGCCGCGGTCCGCCGTCGACCGGCGGGCGCTCGTGGGCCGTCCGCCGGTCCGTGGTGGACGGGTTCCGCTACGCGAGTCCGAGGCGCTCGGCCGCCGTGACCGCGTCGACCGGGACGGTGACGGGCTGCGGGGCGCCGGCGACGGCCCAGTCTGGGTCCTTGAGGCCGTTGCCGGTGACGGTGCAGACGATGCGCTGACCGGGGTCGACGAGACCCTGCTCGGCGGCCTTCAGCAGACCGGCCACCGACGCGGCGGACGCGGGCTCCACGAAGACGCCCTCCTGAGCCGCCAACAGCCGGTAGGCGCGCAGGATCTCACGGTCCGTCACCTCGTCGATGCGGCCGCCCGACTCCTCCTCGGCCGCCAGCGCGAACTTCCAGGAGGCGGGGTTGCCGATACGGATCGCGGTGGCGATGGTCGACGGGTCCTTGACGATCTCGCCGCGCACGATCGGAGCGCTGCCGGACGCCTGGAACCCCCACATCCGGGGGGTCTTGGCGGCGATCTTGTCGGCGGCGTACTCCTGGTACCCCTTCCAGTACGCGGTGATGTTGCCCGCGTTGCCGACCGGCAGGACGTGGATGTCGGGGGCGTCGCCGAGCATGTCGACGATCTCGAAGGCGGCCGTCTTCTGTCCCTCGATGCGCACCGGGTTGACCGAATTGACCAGCGCCACCGGGTAGTTGTCGCTCAGCGCGCGGGCGAGGGTGAGGCAGTCGTCGAAGTTGCCGTCGACCTGGAGGATCTTCGCGCCGTGGACGAGGGCCTGGCCCATCTTGCCGAGCGCGATCTTGCCGCGCGGCACGAGCACGGCCGAGACCATGCCCGCACGGACGGCGTAGGCGGCCGCGGAGGCGGAGGTGTTGCCCGTCGAGGCGCAGATGACCGCCTGCGCGCCCTCCTCCTTGGCCCGCGTGATCGCCATCGTCATACCGCGGTCCTTGAAGGACCCGGTCGGGTTGGCGCCCTCCACCTTGAGGTGGACCTCGCAGCCCGTGCGCTCGGAGAGCACCTGCGCGGGCACGAGCGGCGTGCCGCCCTCACGGAGCGTCACGACCGGCGTGCTGTCGGATACCGGCAGCCGGTCCCGGTACTCCTCGATGATTCCGCGCCACTGGTGGGTCATTGGTTACTCTCCTTCAACCCGCATGATGCTGGCGACACCCCGCACGGTGTCGAGCTTGCGCAGCGCCTCGACGGTCCCGGTGAGGGAGGCGTCGGACGCGCGATGGGTGACGACGACGAGGGAGGCCTCGCCGCTTCCGTCCAGTCGGCCCTGCTGCCGCACGGTGTCGATGGAGACTCCGTGCTCGGCGAAGACGGTGGCGACCTGGGCGAGAACGCCAGGCTTGTCCGCGACGTCGAGACTGATGTGATACCGGGTGACGACATCGCCCATCGGCGACACCGGCAGGGCGGCATACGCCGACTCGCCGGGCCCCGTCGCCCCGCTGAGCCGGTTGCGGCAGACGGCGACGAGGTCGCCGAGCACGGCGGAGGCGGTGGGTGCACCGCCGGCGCCGGGGCCGTAGAACATGAGCTGGCCGGCCGCGTCCGACTCGACGAACACGGCGTTGTAGGCGCCGCGCACCGAGGCGAGCGGATGGCTCAGCGGAATCATGGCGGGGTGCACCCGCGCGGTCACGGACCCCCCGTCGGCCGCCCGCTCGCAGATGGCGAGCAGCTTGATGGTGCAGCCCATCTGCCGGGCGGAGGCGAAGTCGGCCGACGTCACCTCGGTCATGCCCTCGCGGTAGACGTCGTCGAGGCGCACGCGCGTGTGGAAGGCGATCCCGGCGAGGATGGCGGCCTTGGCGGCCGCGTCGAAGGCCTCGACGTCGGCGGTCGGGTCGGCCTCGGCGTACCCCAGGGCGGTGGCCTCGTCGAGGGCCTCCTGGTAGCCGGCGCCGGTGGAGTCCATCTTGTCGAGGATGAAGTTGGTGGTGCCGTTGACGATGCCGAGCACCCGGTTCACCTTGTCGCCGGCGAGGGACTCGCGCAGCGGCCGGATCAGCGGGATGGCGCCGGCGACGGCGGCCTCGTAGTACAGGTCCTTGCCGTGCTCGTCGGCGGCGGCGTGCAGCGCGGCGCCGTCCTGGGCGAGCAGCGCCTTGTTGGCGGAGACGACGGAGGCGCCGTGCTCGAAGGCGGCGGTGATGAGCGTGCGCGCGGGCTCGATGCCGCCGATGACCTCGACGACGACGTCGATGTCCCCGCGTTTGACGAGGGCGGTGGCGTCGGTGGTGACGAGGGCGGGGTCGATGCCTTCCCGGACCCGGGACGGCCGCCGCACGGCGACACCGGCGAGCTCCACGGGAGCGCCGATCCGCGCGGCGAGGTCGTCGGCGTGCGTCGTCATGATGCGCGCCACCTCTGAGCCGACCACTCCACAGCCCAGCAGCGCCACCTTCAGCGGACGCGTACGCATCATCCGACCTCGTTTCCTGAATACCGTCTACGGCAGTTTCCGGTTGGTTCAGTCTCACTCACCGGACCGGGGTTTCTATCCCTGGTCCGGATCGT
The window above is part of the Streptomyces sp. NBC_00425 genome. Proteins encoded here:
- the thrC gene encoding threonine synthase — protein: MTHQWRGIIEEYRDRLPVSDSTPVVTLREGGTPLVPAQVLSERTGCEVHLKVEGANPTGSFKDRGMTMAITRAKEEGAQAVICASTGNTSASAAAYAVRAGMVSAVLVPRGKIALGKMGQALVHGAKILQVDGNFDDCLTLARALSDNYPVALVNSVNPVRIEGQKTAAFEIVDMLGDAPDIHVLPVGNAGNITAYWKGYQEYAADKIAAKTPRMWGFQASGSAPIVRGEIVKDPSTIATAIRIGNPASWKFALAAEEESGGRIDEVTDREILRAYRLLAAQEGVFVEPASAASVAGLLKAAEQGLVDPGQRIVCTVTGNGLKDPDWAVAGAPQPVTVPVDAVTAAERLGLA
- a CDS encoding homoserine dehydrogenase, with the translated sequence MRTRPLKVALLGCGVVGSEVARIMTTHADDLAARIGAPVELAGVAVRRPSRVREGIDPALVTTDATALVKRGDIDVVVEVIGGIEPARTLITAAFEHGASVVSANKALLAQDGAALHAAADEHGKDLYYEAAVAGAIPLIRPLRESLAGDKVNRVLGIVNGTTNFILDKMDSTGAGYQEALDEATALGYAEADPTADVEAFDAAAKAAILAGIAFHTRVRLDDVYREGMTEVTSADFASARQMGCTIKLLAICERAADGGSVTARVHPAMIPLSHPLASVRGAYNAVFVESDAAGQLMFYGPGAGGAPTASAVLGDLVAVCRNRLSGATGPGESAYAALPVSPMGDVVTRYHISLDVADKPGVLAQVATVFAEHGVSIDTVRQQGRLDGSGEASLVVVTHRASDASLTGTVEALRKLDTVRGVASIMRVEGE